Proteins from a genomic interval of Schaalia odontolytica:
- the rplV gene encoding 50S ribosomal protein L22, with amino-acid sequence MEAKAQARFIRVTPQKSRRVVNEVRGKGVLEAADILRFAPQAVATDVRKVLLSAVANSKVKAENAGETFNEADLLILEAYVDEGPTMKRIRPRAQGRAGRILKRTSHITIVVGTKEDKKKGDR; translated from the coding sequence ATGGAAGCCAAGGCGCAGGCGCGTTTCATCCGCGTCACGCCCCAGAAGTCCCGTCGCGTTGTGAACGAGGTTCGCGGCAAGGGCGTTCTGGAGGCCGCCGACATTCTGCGGTTCGCTCCGCAGGCCGTCGCCACCGATGTCCGCAAGGTGCTCCTGAGCGCCGTCGCCAACTCGAAGGTCAAGGCGGAGAACGCCGGCGAAACCTTCAACGAGGCCGACCTGCTCATCCTGGAGGCTTACGTGGACGAGGGTCCGACCATGAAGCGTATTCGTCCCCGTGCTCAGGGACGCGCCGGTCGCATCCTCAAGCGCACCTCCCACATCACCATCGTGGTGGGGACCAAGGAAGACAAGAAGAAGGGAGACCGCTGA
- the rpsS gene encoding 30S ribosomal protein S19, which produces MPRSLKKGPFVDDHLLKKVDAANESGSKNVIKTWSRRSVITPDFLGLTIAVHDGRKHVPVFVTESMVGHKLGEFAPTRTFRSHDKDDRKGRRR; this is translated from the coding sequence ATGCCGCGTAGTTTGAAGAAGGGCCCGTTCGTCGACGACCACCTGCTCAAGAAGGTCGACGCCGCGAACGAATCCGGCTCGAAGAACGTCATCAAGACCTGGTCGCGTCGCTCGGTCATCACCCCGGACTTCCTGGGCCTGACCATCGCCGTCCACGACGGCCGTAAGCATGTGCCCGTTTTCGTCACCGAGTCGATGGTGGGCCACAAGCTCGGAGAGTTCGCTCCCACGCGTACCTTCCGCAGCCACGACAAGGACGATCGTAAGGGACGTCGGCGCTGA
- the rplB gene encoding 50S ribosomal protein L2, with product MGIRKYKPTTPGRRFSSVSDFVEITRDTPEKSLLRPLHKTGGRNNNGRVTSRHRGGGHKRQYRVIDFRRHDKDGVPATVAHIEYDPNRTARIALLHYADGEKRYILAPTGLKQGDQIEAGVGADIKPGNSLQLRNIPLGTVVHAVELYPGGGAKIARSAGTSVQLVAKEGRFAQLRMPSGEIRNVEATCRATIGEVGNAEQSNINWGKAGRMRWKGKRPHVRGVVMNPVDHPHGGGEGRTSGGRHPVSPWGKPEGRTRRPKKASDRLIVRRRKTGKNR from the coding sequence ATGGGAATTCGCAAGTACAAGCCCACGACCCCGGGCCGTCGCTTCTCGTCCGTCTCTGACTTTGTCGAGATCACCCGCGACACGCCCGAGAAGTCGCTGCTGCGCCCGCTGCACAAGACCGGTGGCCGTAACAACAACGGTCGCGTGACCTCCCGTCACCGTGGCGGCGGTCACAAGCGCCAGTACCGCGTGATCGACTTCCGTCGTCACGACAAGGACGGCGTCCCGGCGACGGTCGCGCACATTGAGTACGACCCCAACCGCACCGCCCGCATCGCTCTCCTGCACTACGCGGATGGCGAGAAGCGCTACATCCTCGCTCCGACCGGCCTGAAGCAGGGCGATCAGATCGAGGCCGGCGTCGGCGCCGACATTAAGCCCGGCAACTCGCTGCAGCTGCGCAACATTCCCCTGGGTACCGTTGTGCACGCCGTTGAGCTCTACCCGGGCGGTGGCGCGAAGATCGCTCGCAGCGCCGGCACCTCCGTGCAGCTCGTCGCCAAGGAGGGTCGCTTCGCCCAGCTGCGTATGCCCTCCGGCGAGATCCGCAACGTCGAGGCCACCTGCCGCGCGACGATCGGCGAGGTCGGCAATGCCGAGCAGTCGAACATCAACTGGGGCAAGGCCGGTCGCATGCGCTGGAAGGGCAAGCGTCCGCACGTGCGTGGCGTTGTCATGAACCCGGTCGATCACCCGCACGGTGGCGGCGAAGGCCGCACCTCCGGTGGTCGTCACCCCGTGTCGCCTTGGGGCAAGCCCGAGGGCCGTACGCGTCGTCCGAAGAAGGCGTCCGATCGTTTGATCGTCCGCCGTCGCAAGACCGGCAAGAACCGCTGA
- the rplW gene encoding 50S ribosomal protein L23, which yields MSSIEAGKNPRDIILKPVTTEKSLALMDLGKYTFEVDPRANKTEIKIALERIFGVKIGSIATQNRKGKTYRTRGGIGKRKDVKRAIVTVREGTIDIFGDQA from the coding sequence GTGAGCTCGATCGAAGCGGGCAAGAACCCCCGCGACATCATCCTGAAGCCGGTCACCACCGAGAAGTCGCTCGCCCTGATGGACCTGGGCAAGTACACCTTCGAGGTTGACCCCCGCGCGAACAAGACCGAGATCAAGATCGCCCTGGAGCGCATCTTCGGCGTCAAGATCGGTTCCATCGCGACCCAGAACCGCAAGGGCAAGACCTACCGCACCCGAGGCGGGATCGGTAAGCGCAAGGACGTCAAGCGTGCCATCGTCACCGTGCGTGAGGGCACCATCGACATCTTCGGCGATCAGGCCTGA
- the rplD gene encoding 50S ribosomal protein L4, which produces MADDRNVDVIDLTGKKAGSVSLPGSIFDVPTNIPLMHQVVVAQLAAARQGTHATKTRGQVAGGGKKPFRQKGTGNARQGSIRAPHFTGGGIVHGPQPRDYDQRTPKKMKQGALRSALSDRARADRIHVVTALFEGEKPSTKAALAALRAIVEDRQALVVLERGNELTALSLRNVPEVHVLWADQLNTYDVLDADDIVFTQAALESFLGTKEETK; this is translated from the coding sequence ATGGCTGACGATCGTAACGTCGACGTCATCGACCTGACGGGCAAGAAGGCCGGCTCGGTGAGCCTGCCCGGCTCCATCTTTGACGTTCCCACCAACATTCCGCTGATGCACCAGGTCGTCGTCGCTCAGCTTGCGGCCGCCCGCCAGGGCACACACGCGACGAAGACCCGCGGCCAGGTTGCCGGCGGCGGCAAGAAGCCGTTCCGCCAGAAGGGCACGGGCAACGCTCGTCAGGGCTCGATCCGTGCACCGCACTTCACCGGCGGCGGCATCGTTCATGGGCCCCAGCCGCGTGACTACGACCAGCGCACCCCCAAGAAGATGAAGCAGGGCGCCCTGCGCTCCGCTCTGTCCGATCGTGCGCGCGCCGACCGCATCCACGTCGTCACCGCCCTGTTCGAAGGCGAGAAGCCCTCGACCAAGGCCGCTCTCGCCGCACTGCGCGCGATCGTCGAGGACCGCCAGGCTCTCGTCGTCCTCGAGCGCGGCAACGAACTGACCGCGCTGTCCCTGCGCAACGTTCCCGAGGTTCACGTCCTGTGGGCCGACCAGCTGAACACGTACGACGTCCTGGACGCCGACGACATCGTCTTCACGCAGGCCGCCCTTGAGTCCTTCCTCGGTACCAAGGAGGAGACCAAGTGA
- the rplC gene encoding 50S ribosomal protein L3 — MTNKKQHAAAPMKALLGRKIGMTQVWDADGHLVPLTVVQVGTNVVTQVRTVEVDGYSAIQLGFGEIDSRKVTKPLLGHFEKAGVAPRRHLAEVRTSEHDSYELGQELDATAFEAGQSVDVSGTTKGKGFAGVMKRHGFAGVSASHGAHRNHRKPGSIGACATPGRIFKGLRMAGRMGGNRRTVQNLTIQAVDAEKGLLLISGAIPGPKNGVVLVRSSVKGA; from the coding sequence ATGACTAACAAGAAGCAGCACGCTGCCGCGCCCATGAAGGCGCTGCTCGGCCGCAAGATCGGCATGACCCAGGTATGGGACGCCGACGGCCACCTCGTGCCCCTGACTGTCGTGCAGGTCGGCACCAACGTCGTCACCCAGGTTCGCACCGTTGAGGTTGACGGCTACTCCGCAATCCAGCTTGGCTTCGGTGAGATCGACTCCCGCAAGGTCACCAAGCCCCTGCTGGGCCACTTCGAGAAGGCCGGGGTCGCCCCCCGTCGCCACCTCGCCGAGGTCCGTACGTCCGAGCACGACTCCTACGAGCTGGGCCAGGAACTTGACGCCACCGCCTTCGAGGCTGGCCAGTCCGTCGACGTTTCCGGCACCACCAAGGGCAAGGGTTTCGCCGGCGTCATGAAGCGTCACGGCTTCGCCGGCGTGTCCGCCTCCCACGGCGCGCACCGCAACCACCGCAAGCCCGGTTCGATCGGCGCATGCGCGACCCCCGGTCGCATCTTCAAGGGCCTGCGGATGGCCGGCCGCATGGGCGGCAACCGTCGTACTGTCCAGAACCTGACGATCCAGGCCGTGGACGCCGAGAAGGGCCTGCTGCTCATCAGCGGCGCCATCCCGGGTCCCAAGAACGGCGTGGTCCTGGTTCGCTCCTCCGTGAAGGGTGCGTGA
- the rpsJ gene encoding 30S ribosomal protein S10 produces MAGQKIRIRLKSYDHEVIDSSARKIVDTVQRAGATVVGPVPLPTEKNVFVVIRSPHKYKDSREHFEMRTHKRLIDIIDPTPKAVDSLMRLDLPADVNIEIKL; encoded by the coding sequence ATGGCGGGACAGAAGATCCGCATCCGGCTCAAGTCGTATGACCACGAGGTCATCGACAGCTCCGCGCGCAAGATCGTGGACACCGTACAGCGTGCGGGCGCCACGGTCGTGGGCCCGGTGCCGCTGCCGACCGAGAAGAACGTTTTCGTTGTCATCCGGTCGCCCCACAAGTACAAGGACAGCCGCGAGCACTTTGAAATGCGCACGCACAAGCGGCTCATCGACATCATCGATCCGACCCCCAAGGCCGTCGATTCGCTCATGCGCCTCGACCTGCCTGCGGACGTCAACATCGAGATCAAGCTCTGA